A stretch of DNA from Cannabis sativa cultivar Pink pepper isolate KNU-18-1 chromosome X, ASM2916894v1, whole genome shotgun sequence:
GGTCGACTGGTACACTTGAATTTGGAAACGAGATAAGACTAGCAtagaatatgtatttatatatgaatatgtgtatgtgtaataTATGCATGTTGTTTGTGATTCGTATGCTACTGACACTAGTATAGTAGCAGTACTGAGTGCATTGGTACATTGTACGAGTTTAGAGCATTTTTGAAATATACGGTCCAAATTGAATTGATCAAAATTTGCTCCATCCAATGGTTGGGGACTAAAAGAGTTTACATTTAATGTGCATGAGGAAAGAGAATAAGACATTCATTACTCATCATTTCATGGCGGCATCACCAACATGCCATCAATCTATCATCTTTTCAAGTCTAGTTGTCATTCACTTCCCACAAGAAACGTGCTTAAGCGTAGAGCGTAAGCCCCACGGCTCCTGCAAACAAGCACCATGCTTTAGCAAGACGACTAAAGTACCAACGCTTCAGCTACCCAAAGTAATACGGAAGACTTCTTCCACATTTCAACACATGGCTTGCATGTCGAGATAGTGAATCAAGCATCCGAAAGGAAGCTACAAGCTCTCATCACTCGCAAGTGCTTAGAACTTGGGGATAAATGTTATATGTATTCCCGGATGCCTGTTACATGGCAATCACGGAAGGTGCCATGCCAGATTGTTTGCAATTAATAtgtatcttttatttattagtatCACAAAAGGAGTTATATTCCAAGAGTTAGTCGAAGGTTCTCCCTATCAGCGAGGACAGAAAGGACTCTAGGACTCCCACTATTCGTCCGCTATTAAGAAGGATTAGAGTCCTCAGACGCCACGATTTTTCCAGAAGGGTAGCAGTTTAGTGTGATCTGAGAAAGATGTGACGAGATGATCCTGGAACCTATTTGGTTGTACCCTACCCGTAGCTCAAGGCGACAGTTACATATATTTTGACACCAAATTAGATCTTGTCACTTGCGTCAGACCATGGTAGTGCACGTACGCGCCGCTGAAGCCCCTTTTTTGTCCAATGACTTGTTTAGGCAATAACTTTTAAAGCTGAAACTTTTGAGCGGCACATGTCCTCATTCCCACGAAATGCCTTATAACAGTCGTACACCACACGATGGGAAAGCTTCCTACCAACCAATTGTCAAATCATCATGTTGTAGTATCAGCCCTTGTGGCGTGTTGAGTAAGAAACCCTAGGTGGGTAAAGAGTAATGCCCTTACCCACATGTGTGCCTATAAATACCCTTACTTTTCATGTACAAAAGGTGAACATTCTCATACTTACCAAACCTCTGCTAAAATTCCTACTAGCTTTCTTCTTCAAGGGAGAAACAATAGGAATACAGAGCTAGGGTTTATGTTGTAAATACTTATGATATTCCAACACTCGCCTGCAAGACTAATACAACGGACTCATGGACTAGGGATTATTAATGcttgaaccacgtaaaaattacttgtctattatttattgttttatatgTTTCCTAAactctaatttattaatttccaaaaatctcggtaaatagctgttaggttttatgccctaaataaaactcatttcaatataatcagatttacttattaataaagatcagaaataacatttgttattttatgttgcatggttcacatgatttatttcatgattatatgtatataatgtatgaattctttttaagtccagaacatatgaatttgttaagattatagtgttgtcagcacagtggaatataatcttaattatatgttcaaaagtttattccctgatttgtcagaacactggatttaaactgacatggtataatcagcgataggtattcttacaccttggaaaagtgttatgtcctttccaggacattggcaaagtttaccgtaatatctattcaattcaatatcacctgttgatcctagatcaaatgatcttaatcctgatatggttaggttcaatctcaagagtgttactcgtgttctttgatttgttagttaagcctacttttgggtcagggtgatacgtacattttgggaacacggtaatgcaattgagtaggagcgctaacataaatatggaatctatagcttctatttggcaaatagaaagtaaaggatgatttccttcgagcttaaccaaacgaagataaatggtggagatatcatttcacttagctgaaatatcatttatacagggttaagtgttttaaggataaaatagattgtagggtgttacggtaatttaatccctttacaatgtaaatcatctatatagaggatcattgatcacattaggattataacaatggataactaatgacgtgtctatatcatggaacatacagagcgttctatatgactgagagtgcaattccaagttctaagtgtggattcaatgaggaattaataagttacggaatttacttggtaaattcggttcgacttattggaagctcggttatatagacccgtagtccccatactagttgagaccatactgcttgtaagactcagttaattgattttaattaatcaattataattctaaaagttagactatgtctactttatgaattctcacttagtaaggatgaaatcgtaaataaaagggtttctaggtttaattattaattaagagactttgtatgtctaattaataattattttaaatgacaatattatttaataatctattttagttattaaataattagttttggcatttaaatgattagaattagaaaaatagcatttttggagaaatagaaataaaattgagaaaactgcaaaatcccagtgaggcccatttcaccctatggccggccacctctttgtgtgtttcccaattattattttcaattttaattgccatgtaattgctaatcaaagcctagcaataataggaaagtggtggatcacactaaataagacagttaatcaattacacagtaaaagaggaaactgcttatttggaaagtagtgctctcccttttccctatatatagcagcccttgttctcttctctttatgCTTCAGATCAcacgaattcaagagagaaaagagagagaaaatttcgaaatccttgtgagaagagtagtgcccacacacatcaagtggtacctcaatcatagtatgtaagatggaaattctgcatcaaagaaggagaaaagaagatccaggttcagatcttggtgatgctctgctacagaaaggaatcaagggctagagatctgaacggaagaagtcataatattccgctgcacccactgtaaggttttctaactttatatgtgtttattttcattgttttagaattcatattaggttgttaatccaacatacttggtagtaaatctagatcctagtaaaataatttccaataatagCTCCCTTATTATTAAGGTGGATGATAAAaaatagtgtatttaattaaatatttatttttattttgattttcagtgtaatatatgcttatgatttttatttcttaaaataatttctttcatctttaatatcatgtattttttacagttagaaattattaatgcttggttttatattttaaaaaatgatattttttgattttatgtatttacattaatttattttacatttaatgcttataattttaaagcggagaaaaatctatttttgttaaaaaataattagtttgattactaattaaaatatgagaattaatataatgataaatatttttgtttACACTTAGGTACATTCTGAAATGTTAATAATTTCTCTAAATaccattaaaaatatatatattacttatcatttttattgttaaacactttattttattttgttaccaaaAATTTCACTATTTTCAGGACTAGGTTAGAATGTTAATAATTTAGATTAAAAAAGTAGTTTCTTCGATCTCACGCAATTCCCATGGATTCAACctcgttcttcacaatctttACACTACAATAAAAATTCGTGCGCTtgcgagttgataaatgtaaaaaCATACCACTTTTGGTATCAATATAAGGGCTTTTCAAGAGACGCCCTGGAAGCATAAGTTGATGTGACTATCCTTTGACACTGAATCCCACAATGTCAGGGCTTTGTCCCTAGTGTCGTACCATTAGAGTGTGCGCACAAACAAAGAGAACATACCCATTGTTCGACGACCACTATTCTAACAGCTACAGTATGCAGGGACGACCCACGAATGTCACCTGTCGGCATCAAATGGTCCCCAGTCGTACGGAAGATCATAGCCACACGGGTTGAGCCTCAATCCGTGGGCCCTAAGTTAGTGAATTATATGTATTTACTCTATTAGTGGACCATGTTACACACCAACCCTAGCAGGTCCCTGGTATACTTATACCTGGATCCTAGCCTACAAATACTACATTGTTCCTTCTAGCAAATGGTTGGCAATTCATTACTCAAACAATATAGTAAAAAGTGGTTCTCAAGCTTGTCAAGAACATTGGTGTAATACTTTAAGGCTACTTAGCCTAATAcaatagactcgtggactagggTTCATCAATACCCGAACCACATAAAAATCTACATCTCTATTTTGTTcacttgatttattttattagttcttattttattatattgaatttttcaaaaatctcGATAAACAGTATCATATTGTGTTGACCTATTTTGCTATCACAAAAACTTAAGTTATAGAAAAAAAGAAGTAAATTTAGATTTCTAttagaaaatttataaatgtatgtgtattttttttttagaaaaaatatttttagttttgtatatttttcagtaaatatatatttttatatagttatactattattaataactttttgtttattttatttatttaatttttttttttaaaaaaaagtgagCAATTTACGGCGAAAtccttttatattttaatttttagacaCTTGActcccttatttttttttttgtggcaaaaccaTCTTATGttctaatttttatacacttaacctccttatcttttttttttgtggcaaaactcTCTTAtgctttaatttttatacagtTAAccttcttatcttttttttggtggcaaaaccctcttatatttatttttattttacaaatttgacacgccagtcaaatattaccgttaaatattaACTGGATGACCACTGTATACACCTGTGTATATGTAACAGTAAAATCTCGAAGTCGATACAGTAGTAATCCAGTtagtatttaatataatatctaactaaaactttaaatttgcaaagaaaagtaaATTTAAGGGAGtttggccaaaaaaaaaaaagataagaaggttaagtgtataaaaattaaaatataagagggttttgccacaaaaaaagaaaataagggggttaagtgtataaaaattaaaacataagagaGTTTCGCCGCAAATTAGTCGTGTCAAACTTGTTATGTTCGTGTTAAGTAGATCATGTCGTGTTTGACCCGTTTTAATTTCGTGTGAAACGCTTCGACCCATTTTCAATCCGCTCATAATTTTTTCGACCCTAACCCGTAAATTTTGTATTCGTGTGGCTGTGTCGAAATCCATTTGGCCACCCCTAATAATATTATGTATTAGTCATTTGACACGTGTCTTTGTGCTATTTAGTGGACAGGGATCAAGACAGATAATTCGGCCATAGGAGATCCGCGCCCAGAAGTAGTAGGCTGTCtatctttttttaatgtttAGAACTATAATTAACAAGTATattaatcaaacaaaaaaaaagtatttttttgatctgaaaataaatattaacaaGTATAAACAGGTGCGAGCTCAGCTGCGTTACTGACTAATTAGTCCGGAGACTTTTCTTCCCTGCTTGGGGTTttcaaaattaccaaaatatccCTCGCCTGAGCTCAAGTTCAACTTCTCAACTTCAAATTAgggatctctctctctctctctctgagtCTCTTTTCTTTGTCCGGAGAAGGCATGCTGGGCGGCCGTAGAGATGGACCGTTGATGAGGGAGAAGGGCCACACGGGCCGTGGATCACGAATTGCTATAGCAATTGTGATTGGAGTTCTTCTTGGCTGCCTCTTTGCTGTGTTCTACCCTCATGGATTATTCGTTTCAGATTCGACTATCCAAACCCGTCACTCGGATCTTCaggttttgatttgtttttctctaGTTCTTTAAATTTACCTCTTtgactttccttttaaattcaGATTTTAACTTGAGAGAGTTGACTTTTAGATTTTCAGTGttgatttatgtttaatgcttCAAATGTTGTGATCAATGTTCATTTAGTACGAGTAGCAACTACTCAGAACTTTGTTTGGCAAATATATCTAAATTGATTGTAGTATTAAACTCCAAACGTTAACTTTACGTTTCGTAAAATATTGTCGGTAGAATTTGAAGAATGTACAACTCGTTTCCTGTAGCATTGAACTATGTAGTCTCACGCCATAGATTAATTTTCTGTGGTTATCTGTCTCTAGCATAAAAATCGAAATGTGGGTCTTTGTTGTGGACCTGTTTCTTGCTATGAAATGGTTTGAAGAGAAAAGGGGTGTTGAATTATCTTTAGTAGCCTCAGTTAATCGCATTGGATATTTATGAGTCCAGATTTTGCCTAGCATACTTCAATCTCACCgtttaattttcttgatttagcTGAGTTTGTCATCATGCGAGTCATCGGACAAGATTGATGCCCTGAAGTTAGATATTCTATCACTATCGAATTCGAACTCAGAGTTGCAGAAGCAGGTCAGAGATCTGACGGGGAAGCTACGGCTAGCTGAACAAGTAAAGGATCATGCTGAGAAGCAGGTTTTGGTGCTTGGTAAGCCTCATAAAGCTGGGCCTATGGGTACTGTCAAAGCCTTGAGGACCAATCCAACTGTAAGTCCTGATGAATCTGTAAATCCCAGATTGGCTAAGATTTTAGAGAAAGTCTCAGTTCAAAATGAGATTATAGTTGCACTTGCAAATTCAAATGTTAAAAGCATGTTGGAAGTCTGGTTTAATAGCATCAAGAAGGTTGGTATCACAAATTATTTGGTTGTAGCACTTGATGACGTGATTGTAGATTTCTGCAAATCCAATGACGTTCCTTTCTACAAGAGAGATCCAGAAGATGGTGTTGATTCGATTGCAAAAACAGGAGGGAACCATGCCGTATCTGGAACAAAATTTCGTATTTTGAGAGAGTTTTTACAATTGGGTTACGGTGTTCTTCTATCAGATGTCGATATAGTGTATTTGCAGAATCCATTTGATTATCTTCATCGTGATTCAGATGTTGAATCTATGACTGATGGTCACAATAACATGACAGCTTATGGATATAACGATGTCTTTGATGAACCTTCCATGGGTTGGGCACGATATGCGCATACAATGAGAATCTGGGTTTACAACTCTGGTTTTTTTTACATACGTCCTACAGTTGCTTCTATTGAGCTTTTGGATCGTGTGGCTGGACGGCTTTCACGAGAACCAAAGTCTTGGGATCAAGCTGTTTTTAATGAAGAGCTCTTTTACCCTTCGCACCCTGGGTATGAAGGGCTCCATGCTGCCAAGAGAACATTGGATTTCTATCTTTTCATGAACAGTAAAGTCCTATTCAAGACAGTTAGGAAAGATCCTAATTTAAGGAAGTTGAAACCAGTAGTTGTTCATGTAAACTACCATCCGGATAAACTTCCAAGAATGAAAGCTGTAGTCGAGTTCTATGTTAACGGCAAACAAGATGCACTAGATCCTTTCCCAGAGGGTTCTGCCTGGTAGAATAGTTCTCATGGAATTGGATGTGCTTTTACTGACTTATGGTTTTGATAGGTTCAGAAATTCACGTGCTACACAAGTTGGGTCAATTTGATTGGAATTTGCTCATGAGACCCCTTCAAATGATCTCATTTCATGTCTCTTCATTTCTTtacttctgttttttttttctgggctTTGTATTCAGCTACACAATAGAATTTCGGTTGCTTTGTCTTCATATTCATAGCCCTCTTCTTAGTATTATGTATAATTTTCCATTCTTTCttgttgttcttttttttttcgttttggACTTAAAATAACATTGCAGTTCTTATGGAGATATCAATCATGATTTCACGGTGAATTGCATTTTTATATGCTCAATTTTGTATTGACTTTCTCTCTCCCTTGATGATGGTATTTTCTCACCTAAATGCTATAGGACTTGCAATGAACTTTTATTGTTCAGCTTTCACTCAAGATTATTTCCACAAACTCTGATAAATCAAGTTGCTTTTGTTTTCATGCTTCagctaaattattttataactaGGTAACAAAGCCGCCCATCATGCGGCGCGGCAATTATTTTTTCTTGCGCAGtagttaaaatattttaaagttttcaattatttatttaaaatttagtacaaAATAGTTTATAGTGtagatattacaaaaatactaatagaatgaatcatttatttaattcacatctatattaagtgtatataaattaattagatatttttagttGATATATACGATAAAATTCAGATTATATAtcgtaaatatatattaattttagttaactCTCagataattttttgttttatgtatgttaatataaaaattatattttatctaTGTAAATTGAAAGACAAAAAAGTTAAATCGTCGTCGTCATTATCGTATCTTATTTGTCTTCACCATTATAAATGTCGTTTTAATCATTGTGTTTCATTTGTAGACACTacatttaaagttaatattattatcgcATCTCAGTTATAGTTAGCAACATACTTAAACTCATTATCATCATCTCAGTTAATTGACCAAAatcaatttaagaaaaaaaaattaattaaacttttaagtcaattttttaattatacaaggaaatattattttttttcttcttcaattatatatataaaaaaattagatagtatttaataaattttagatcACTTATTATTTGGAATATCTTATGtctcaactttatggatacacatatatatgttttttaatatatattttgtttttctaGTTTTTCAAGGAAAGTTTGTTAATAGtaggaaaataaataaaaaaaactaaccatTATCTTAGGATTAGTTGGAATTCTGTTATAAGCTTTGTATTAAATCAGTTATAGGTTGTTAAGGGTAGTTTAGTCCTTCATCAATATTGTATTACAGCTATACATTTTCTGTTACAGCCATTCTTGATTTTATTATGAGCTATATAAAGCTCTTTCCTTTTCTGTAAAAGATCAATTgaataataacaaaatcaaaGACAAATATTCTTTCTGCCTTTTCCATTCTTTCTCATATGGTATCAGCAGAACAAAGGCCTTCACCTTCCATGGCTCGGCCAACCACACGATCCCAAGATGGCTCTGCACCATTAACGATCGACAACAACGCTACAGCAGAAGTCAATTCCGACTCCATGCCTGCTCCTCCTTCCTCAGCAATCCCTCGTCGAGTTCCCTCTGTTCGAGTCCCATCTCAGAATGCAGAACAAGGGTTTCAAGACACTTCCACCATTGCTGCAGACAACCCCAACCAGAACCTCCAATCTCGATCGGTAGCTGATGATCATTCACAGCCCGTTCTTCCTAAGCACCGGCGACCACCCTGGCTTGGTTCTTGTAACCACAGTCCTCAATGGAACCAACTACCAGCCGTGGAAACGAGGCATCACCATGGCGTTGATGGCCAAGAACAAGATCGCATTCATAGATGGATCTCTCCCTCGTCCCGAAACTGGTAACTCCAATCTAAACTCTTGGTTAAGGTGCAATAATATGGTAATGTCTTGGTTAGTTAATTCCGTTTCCCCTGAAATTGCACAAAGTATAATGTACTTTGATTTAGCCACTGAAATGTGGAGTGATCTTGCTGAGCGATTCAACGAAGGCAATGGTCCTCGAATTTTTCAATTACAAACTCAGCTTACTCGGCTTCAGCAGGGTGATAACTCTGTTTCTACCTATTTTACAAAATTGAAATCTCTTTGGGATGAGTTGAAAGAATTTCAACCCATTACCACTTGCACTTGTGGTGCAATGAAAGTTTTTTTGGATTCTTACAACCAAAATCAAGTGCTCCAATTCTTGACCGGTTTAAATGAATCCTATGCTTCggttcgggctcaaatcttgctTAACGAACCCATACCAAATCTGTCCCGAGTGTTTGCAATGGTTGTTCAAGAAGAACGCCAAAGATCGCTTGGAAACTCTGATTCAATTCCCTTGGCTGTCGCATCTAGTTCTACAAATCCTCCAAGAACAAAGAAACCTAGACCATCTTGTTCAAATTGTGGGAAACCCGGTCATCTTGTTGACAAGTGTTATTTCCTACACGGATTTCCTCCCGGTTATGGGGACAAAAGAAAGCAAGACAAAGTCAAAGCAAAGGCAAACATTGCTACTGCAAACACCCAGAAAAACGACACAGATGGCACTTCGGGTCCCATTGATCTATCCTCTCAATGCCAACAATTAATCTCCTTGTTGAGCCAACAACTCAGCAGCAACACCACTGCAGAACCAACTGCTATAGCTCCTGCTGCATCAAATTTGGCAGGTAAATCTTTAAATTCAACTCATTGGATTGTGGACAGTGGTGCTACTCACCACATGTGCTGCAATCCAAGttatttttcatctttttcTAACACACCATTTCCCAAGTATGTTTCCTTACCAAATGGACACAATCTTTCTCTCCACAACATTGGCACTGTCCAAATAAACCCGAAAATAACATTGCAGAATGTGCTTTATGTACCACAATTCCAGCTTAATCTTTTTTCTATAACAGATTATATGCTCACCACTTCTAACTCAGTGTTGTTTCATCAAAATCGTTGTGTTATTCAGGATCATTCTCTGAATTTGGTGATTGGGATAGCTAAAAAATGTGGCAAACTATTCTTGCTTCACCAAGAAATGTCACCTACAGCAGCCTCTACTGTCACGGCTGACACTACAGCAACAACTACTGCTACTACTGCTTCATTTCTGTCAAATAAAAAACAATGTAAATCCATGGCATAATCGCCTTGGACATCCATCGATGTGTATTTCAAGTTTTTTCAATAAAGAACACAACATTTCACATCCAAATTCCTCTTTACATTGTCACATTTGCCATTTAGCAAAGCAAAAAAGATTGCCATTTATTTCTAATAATCATTTtgccaaaaatatatttgatttgGTTCACATGGACATTTGGGGTCCTTTCAATATAACTACTATAGAAGGCTATAAATATTTCCTTACTATAGTTGATGACAAGTCAAGATTTACTTGGATTTACATGCTCAAGAACAAATCGAATGTTCAACAAATAATtccaaattttttcaatatgatTTGTACTCAATTCTCTTTGTCTATTAAAGCAATTCGCTCGGACAATGCAAAAGAATTGAACCTACAATCTTTTTTTGCCTCAAAGGGCATTATTAATTACCACTCTTGTGTGGAAAGACCACAACAAAACTCCGTTGTGGA
This window harbors:
- the LOC115711397 gene encoding arabinosyltransferase RRA3, whose protein sequence is MLGGRRDGPLMREKGHTGRGSRIAIAIVIGVLLGCLFAVFYPHGLFVSDSTIQTRHSDLQLSLSSCESSDKIDALKLDILSLSNSNSELQKQVRDLTGKLRLAEQVKDHAEKQVLVLGKPHKAGPMGTVKALRTNPTVSPDESVNPRLAKILEKVSVQNEIIVALANSNVKSMLEVWFNSIKKVGITNYLVVALDDVIVDFCKSNDVPFYKRDPEDGVDSIAKTGGNHAVSGTKFRILREFLQLGYGVLLSDVDIVYLQNPFDYLHRDSDVESMTDGHNNMTAYGYNDVFDEPSMGWARYAHTMRIWVYNSGFFYIRPTVASIELLDRVAGRLSREPKSWDQAVFNEELFYPSHPGYEGLHAAKRTLDFYLFMNSKVLFKTVRKDPNLRKLKPVVVHVNYHPDKLPRMKAVVEFYVNGKQDALDPFPEGSAW